In Pyrus communis chromosome 15, drPyrComm1.1, whole genome shotgun sequence, the genomic stretch TAAGCACTATTAAACCAAATCTGATCCAACTTTCCTATGGTGTTTGAATctataaacttcataattagcCATTCAGAATTCAATTACTAAACTCCGCTAATCTGTAGCCCTACACTTTATCTTTTCCTTCTATAAACTAAAAAGTGTGAATGCACTAGATGTTGAGCGATTCCCTCCAAATACCTGGTCAATTAATCCTTTTCTGTTCAAACCAGCCTTCTCTAGGCCAATTTCATCTGTAAGCTTAATTCCATCAATCCACTCCATTGTAAGCACACCCCTACGGGTAAAATCCCAATATATTTTTGGAACTTTTATACAGTTCGCCTCATTATGTTTAAGACTTTTTCCAGCTGCAGGCTTTCGACCGGTCTTTTTCCCATCACCTGTcgatcacaaagaaaaaatctACTCATATAACAGCTCACTTTGTAGAGAATTAACATAAACAGGACATGATGAATTCTGCTATAAAGCCAGTCCAATACATTTTGTCCATCCAGCATGGCACACTAATTTTATGGCATGCATACTAGCTCCAAAAAATGAGCTAAAGCACCAACTTATGGAACAAATTAATTCTTATAACTGAAAATTCAAACgaacttatttaattttttatccatGTCTCTtttctagaaagaaaaaaaaaatccatggcAAAATAAGTAAAATATAAGCGTTTCAAAGCACACATGAAGATATTgctattaaaaattttaaatgggcTGACATGGCATGTATTTAACACAAGTTAAAAATCCTACACGAGAGTATGAGGAGATCATCATATATAATGAAAGTGGGATTCACATAAGAGGCAGAACTATTGTGGAATGACTTCTGTATCTAATACAGTGCACTCGTTAGTCATTACAAACGTATAAAAACTTACTTGGGTCTGAACCATAGAGAGAGGCAAAACGGTCAGCATTCTTTGCCTCTCggatgtaatcaatttcatcaaacaTATGCCTCACCTGTAGAGAGGGGGCGAAATCACACACAAATCTATGTTTAGGCATTAGATAAGATTCAGAAGTTTAATTTCATCTACAAAATGGAGACATAgagaaatgataaaatgcaTTCTACATGAGATGAAATCCACAACGCACCATCTCATTCACAGCCACTAGTAGATCTTTGCGGGCCTTGGCAAAACGCTTTAACTGTCCCCCAATCATATTGAACAACAAGGCATCAAGGGTCAATACAAGTGACATACCCGGCCTTTGTACTTTAACTGCTACCAGCTCCCCAGAGTGCAAGTGAGCTGCAAAACttgaaacaacaaaataaacaaaataaacatttcCTGAATGGTTCTCACAAGTAcgtatttattttgttgaacaTCCATGGGCGACGTGCCactaaatcaaaggaaaaaaaatttcccaccaAGAGAAAGAGCATGACATTAAAATGGAGCTCTCTAACCTTTATAGACCTGACCTAGGGATGCTGCTGCAATAGGCTCTGGGCTGATGTCGGCAAAAAGTTTTGAAATGGGGGCACCTAGCTGAGATTCAATAGATTTAATTGCAACACGCGTTGGAAATGGGGGTATTTGATCCTGTTAGGAAAGGGTTCGATAATGAATAAGTAAAGAGATCTATAATACCAAGGGCTATAACCTTCAATCACATAACCATTATCATAGGTGCCTGTGTGAGAAAGAAGCTAAACCTGTAACTTAACAAGCTCTTGGCAGTATATAGTTGGCAGTATGTCTGGTCTGGTGCTCAAAGCCTGCCCGAGCTGTgaattcaaagttcaaacataATTGGATAAACTAGGTACATCTTGCATTGCACAATTAGAAAGAAACTGAATGACATAAGATAAGATTACATTCATTAGACATTAACCTCTCACTCGGGGAAAGAAAAGGTATcttgaaaatttcaaaacaaagaAAGTGGCTTACCTTGATGTAGAAAGGTCCCAAGCGAATTAGAGTTTCACGAAACTGCAAGATCACATTAACCATTTCAGATATATCTAACTTTAGGATCATAAAAGGAGAATTACGTACATCTATCTACACACCAGCATCACTAAATCAATGCAGAAGTAAAAGCACATGCAACACCATATcatgtaaaatatataaataaatgtatcCTGTCGATTACCTTGACGGCACGTTTCTTTATGTCATGGACAAAGAATTGCCAGATCGTGAGCTTCACCACATGAAATGAAATAATTGCAGCTCTATACAATGCCAAAAAGGGACCAAAACGGTAGACAACAGAAATACTTTTGGAGCCTGCATCAAGAGCGTGCCCGAATTCACTTTCTAGTGATTCCTTCCTCAACTTTGCATACTCTGCAGATGCCATTTCACCATGCACACTGGTGGAAATACTGCATAAACCGATGAACACGAAGCATTTCAGATTTCAAACAAGAGAACACAAAACAAATGCCTTGAATTCCCAACACACAAATACTCATAAACTTACGAATTCCGTTGTAACAATTGATGCGGAAACAATTTTTCTTGCTTCCATCTAATTTCAACGTAGTTATTGTAACCCAATGGTATGCATTTTCGAATTACGGTCTCCACGTTTTTTTCATGGCGTAAAGCTGCACAAAAAACCCAATACGTAGAATTACTCATAGCTTAATCCACGAATGTAACAATCACAGCTAACTTATTGATCCAATTACGTAACCTAAGTGAGCAAATTCGTTATAATTAACCAAACAAATCGAGAAATTAGGAAGTAAGAAATTGGATTGGGTTACGGCAAGTGCGATTTTCTTCCCACATTTTCTCAGGAACCAAACAGACAATAAGTAAAATCTAGACGCGGGAAAACGGGGTGATCGTGCGAGCGGTGCTTACTTTGGGTTAGCAGAGTGACATGGCGGTGGCGCTTGAGCGCGGCAAAGACATTCCTCATCGGCGGGGAAAATACAGTGGAGCAAAAGCTCACGAAGCCATCACAGATTTTATAGATTTGCAAAGTGCACCGCAAGTGTATGTAGTATTGCTCCAGTGGAACGGAAACCAGAGAGATTGCTTTGAGAGCGAGAAAGCTGCCACGTTTAACAGTGAACTCGACACCTCTTACGGAAACCTAAACGGTAAACCGCCTATTCggctttttggttttcttttctttggtcCGTTTAAGGTGTTGATTTGGATTTGGAGATGATGATTCTGAAAATATGCAAACTTGaggttttaatttgtttacGTTTTCAAATCGGATCAATTTATGCATTAtaatgtttgatttttattaaattatgatGTTTGGTTATGTGATAAATGTAAAAGCTCGTTTGTAAATATACGCAATACAACAATGTATGAAGTGTGTCATTTACTACTACAGTCTGATGatacttattttcatttgaaagtaagaagttttaagtttgaatttcgaaaatatatatagatgtaCTTTGGAAAAAGTCTTACAAAGCCCACATCAAGAAAAGTGAGtgatttatatatgtaaaactcACGTATTCATAACTACGGTCTATTGATATtcattcacttgtaagtgagaggttttaggtttaattcttgccaaaaatgaatttgaacagCCCATTGTGTGGTTAAGCCTACATtttctccttagtgtagataatatcgtttattaaaaataaataaataaacaagtaaGAAGTCTAATGACTTAGATGTCATGTTAAATTATGACATCTATGTTGGAGAAAATTTCGATATCtatttgttgaccctaaaaactaacAAGCCTACGTGGTATGCATAttgagtaactaatgagctaactaagtccttcggttgatgcagggcgtgccaactcgtcggccgaggagtaaaatatgttgatgttgcgttgagtgcgttgttgacttcttgatcttgcaactgcggCCGAGGAAAGAACACGTAttggccttcgggttctagagcctaaagacaaggctgctaatctCGCGAAGTTCACGGATCATCGGCGCTAGGTTCattcacagtgattatattcataagagtataagcacgccgaaccgacaccaaactatacggatacaagtactcaaaagagatgtatgtcttgatggtgattGTCGTTCGGGCGTCAGAATGctgaactctaaaacttacttgtgaatatccaatcataaacaaCTCGACGATCAATATGCCGAGCCTAATAgtctgtaacacctcacttcgctgaaaaggctaatgagatgacctctgctaACAACAACTTGAAAATCTTTCTtagccgagacttggataggtaaccagtcagcctcgacatagtgctgtttatccaaactgaaggtactCCGGGATTggttgattctacggcaacagtgctgtttatccaaactgaagatgtgttggtggaaaagaaaataaaaatatcaagatgtttgagaggttccgcgtagagcgagagtttgcgcaagacagtttgtgtgttgaatttgaGGGCTTTAATAATGCACTCCCCTCTATATATATAGCAGCAAACCTACTCCTAGCTGAACTAGAGTTGTATTCGGACTAAAACTCCCAAGCCTAATCTGATTAGGATTCGGCCAACCCGAGTTCCAATAGGTTTCTGAACCAAGCTCCATAATGAACCATGTTCACTCCCATCTCCTCAACGTCTTCAACTCTGAAATCCTCTTGTTGTATCAGGACTTGACTTATTCGCTTTTATCCAAATTAATCCCTCTTGCAATAGGACTCAGCCGACCTAATTGGGCAGCTTGTGACCACTGGATGGCCCATAACATTTTTGGAAGAGCCTTGGGCCAAACATAAACCTAAGCTCGGCcgaataatattattttggacCCAAACACTATTAGTCCTAGTTAGCATATTTGACATCTCCACATCTCTTTTGGAGATGATCTTAAGAGTGAACCCATGTGGGCTAGTTCTCAAAGTAGACAACATCCCAGCAGAATCCTAAGAATCCATGaattgtgtccgttcatcgtacattgtgcggtcagtttttgtcaagtacaatttatgtttaattttaaataaaaatatttaaaataatttatgaccgcacCATGTACattgaacggacacgattcatGAATttccaggatcctcacaaagaagatccggcgaggatccagATTCGACAATATCTTACTAGAGTGTGAGTCTCGAGGGGCTTATTGAGTAAGACATAGTGTTGTGTTCAATATCTTTTTTGGAtttagatcctctccggatccctcaCTGGGGATCCCGGAGATCAATGTATAGCAACCTTTCATCAAAGAAGATCGTGCGGCCACATTTGAATGCTTTTAATATTTCTAAAAGTAAAGTAGTCTCGTTTtgcgtgaaaaaaaaatatatataaaaaaaaaatattagccGCACGATCTTTGTTGAACGGTTACTATGTCCCCAGCGTGGGGATCCGAAGATGATATAAATCCGTCTTTTTTCATTCCCTTTTAATTGACAAAGATGACTTTGAGGCCAATAACAAGGCCCAATATTAACCGGGCTTATTTTGATACTTAATCGGGTCAAAAAGGCCCGAAGCCTGCTCCGTCCCAATTTGCCTGTGACGGTCACGCTCCCCTCTGTCTTCTAGTAACTTCAGTAAACCATCGAGCTCGAAAACCCTCTCTGATTGCAGTGCTTcatctctccatctctctctctcatctttctctctctagaacctCATTGTTCCCATCGAATGACGAGTCCGCAGCCGGCGTCTCTGCGGCCATGGTTCCTCGAATTGGTGCCGATCGTGGTGGTTCTCCTAATAGTAGCTCACGTCCTCGCTCTGGTACTCGCTAAtttccttcctcttcctgattttTCGCTTCAATTAGTGCCTAAAATCTGATTTTTCATCGTGTTAGGTGTACTGGATATACAGATTAGCTACTGAGAAGGAGAGGCAGCCCCAAAGGAGAAAAGCACACTGAGGAGGAACAGGTTGATTtgtgaaattaaataaattaaaaaccctaatttgttgATTTCTTGTGGATTAGTATTAATTAAGTTTGATTAAGAGCAAGTGATTTCTGTTAGTTATCTGTGTACTAATAGATTGTGGATTTCTGAGAAATTGATCAATTACACGGTATAAGAATTGGCAGAGATCCATCTGAGTGTtgtgaattattattattattatttttttttaatatttaattgcagttttttatttgtgaaaGTATGAGTTCAGTGTATTTTACAACTAGCTCCTTTTCGGTTTCGAAGAAAATGTATTAGAGGGATGAACA encodes the following:
- the LOC137718351 gene encoding uncharacterized protein, with protein sequence MRNVFAALKRHRHVTLLTQTLRHEKNVETVIRKCIPLGYNNYVEIRWKQEKLFPHQLLQRNSISTSVHGEMASAEYAKLRKESLESEFGHALDAGSKSISVVYRFGPFLALYRAAIISFHVVKLTIWQFFVHDIKKRAVKFRETLIRLGPFYIKLGQALSTRPDILPTIYCQELVKLQDQIPPFPTRVAIKSIESQLGAPISKLFADISPEPIAAASLGQVYKAHLHSGELVAVKVQRPGMSLVLTLDALLFNMIGGQLKRFAKARKDLLVAVNEMVRHMFDEIDYIREAKNADRFASLYGSDPSDGKKTGRKPAAGKSLKHNEANCIKVPKIYWDFTRRGVLTMEWIDGIKLTDEIGLEKAGLNRKGLIDQGLYCSLRQLLEVGFFHADPHPGNLVATDTGALAYFDFGMMGEIPRHYRVGLIQVLVHFVNRDSLGLANDFLSLGFLPEVVDIQLVSDALKASFSDRTRQSQDFQGVMDQLYDVMYEFNFSLPPDYALVIRALGSLEGTAKVLDPNFKVIESSYPFVIGRLLADPNPDMRRILRQLLIRNDGSIRWNRLERLIAAISEQASESAEESPNSAGSTPNPLRSKSFDMHSVVAATEDLFHFILSKKGERVRVFLVRDILAAADAFLEDEVVGRMFDEKPESSGSLESEAHTMVMRVVNGFRYLRQAIKLAPEVWTEMLIRMAVTPEVHKFTLDVVSSLIIHFNGKIPETTFVCMSRLMHKMEKNRSSSDF